One region of Wyeomyia smithii strain HCP4-BCI-WySm-NY-G18 chromosome 3, ASM2978416v1, whole genome shotgun sequence genomic DNA includes:
- the LOC129731961 gene encoding START domain-containing protein 10-like gives MARIAEDSDFEALKKLVDDHQGWTLELAKSDTQVYTRPVAGCNFNMVKIHTEFVEVTADILFDVLHDPDYRKVWDSHMLASEEIGILNVNNDVGYYAMSCPPPLKPRDFVLQRSWLDTGPEGEQMLLSRSVPHRNYPPKKGYVRAMSYITGFVIKTNVNSKTGCTLKYVAHCDPQGTLPPWLVNKVTHTLGPRMVKDLKKAALGYVSWKQSQPHLRKPWRFPEEISCPRISIEDCLELKPLPVASKSTARVLPSIPNLQTSNGKILTGKQASPSTPSSVTPTTPTASSTNGGPNISKKEDKEKKLLAKKEKSEAKLNASVSNGCNSGSNNVSSSSSSKKDTKKANKECKDDSSVKEKKKEGGLKKRRSLLSLKF, from the exons ATGGCTCGCATCGCCGAGGATAGTGATTTTGAGGCACTGAAAAAATTGGTCGACGACCACCAAGGTTGGACATTGGAGCTCGCGAAATCTGACACGCAGGTCTACACACGACCGGTTGCCGGATGTAATTTCAATATGGTTAAAATCCACACGGAGTTTGTCGAGGTTACAGCGGACATCCTGTTTGATGTGCTGCACGATCCGGACTACCGAAAGGTCTGGGATTCTCATATGTTGGCCAGCGAAGAAATTGGTATACTCAACGTCAACAATGATGTCGGATACTACGCCA TGTCCTGTCCTCCCCCGTTGAAACCTCGAGATTTCGTCCTCCAGCGATCATGGCTCGATACTGGACCCGAAGGAGAGCAGATGCTGCTGTCTCGCTCGGTGCCCCATAGAAACTATCCTCCAAAGAAAGGATACGTGAG GGCAATGTCCTACATTACAGGGTTTGTTATAAAAACCAACGTAAACTCAAAGACTGGATGTACGTTAAAGTATGTGGCGCACTGTGATCCCCAGGGAACACTTCCGCCGTGGTTGGTGAATAAGGTTACGCACACGTTGGGACCGCGAATGGTAAAAGATCTGAAGAAGGCAGCTCTCGGTTATGTTAGTTGGAAGCAATCGCAGCCACACTTGCGAAAACCTTGGCGATTTCCGGAAGAAATAAGCTGCCCACGGATATCAATCGAAGAT tgttTGGAGCTAAAACCTCTTCCAGTCGCGTCCAAATCCACGGCACGTGTATTGCCTTCGATTCCAAACCTACAGACGAGCAATGGAAAGATACTAACTGGAAAACAAGCTTCACCGTCTACACCCAGCTCGGTTACACCAACTACACCCACGGCGAGTTCCACAAACGGAGGTCCTAACATTAGCAAAAAAGAAGACAAGGAGAAAAAGTTGCTAGCAAAGAAGGAGAAATCGGAAGCGAAGCTGAATGCTAGCGTTTCAAATGGTTGTAATAGCGGTAGTAATAATGTTAGTAGCAGTAGTAGTAGTAAGAAGGATACGAAGAAAGCAAACAAGGAATGCAAAGACGACAGTAGcgtgaaagaaaagaaaaaagaaggaGGCCTGAAGAAGCGAAGATCATTGTTGAGTTTAAAATTCTAG